One segment of Cololabis saira isolate AMF1-May2022 chromosome 9, fColSai1.1, whole genome shotgun sequence DNA contains the following:
- the LOC133451130 gene encoding fibroblast growth factor 10-like has protein sequence MIRWAAGGSKAAFASFCSRARLGGRSGSEAGPRPKSPTLLSSLSLPALVTLVVFLLYLPEAACHQPRKGRLRIPSLQTLRAPQNISESGSISRPRATGMPLGRTGGPQGRRVRSYNHLQGDIRRRKLFSFQKFFLRIDKNGKVNGTKGKDDPLSILEITSVEVGVVAIKGLNSNYYLAISKKGELYGAREFGIDCKLKERIEENGYNTYASAEWKNKNRQMFVGLNVHGRPMRGKKTRRKNTATHFLPIMV, from the exons ATGATCAGATGGGCTGCTGGAGGGAGTAAGGCTGCCTTTGCCTCGTTCTGCTCCAGGGCCAGGTTAGGGGGTCGCTCCGGCTCTGAGGCCGGGCCGAGACCAAAGTCACCGACACTGCTTTCCTCCCTGTCTCTCCCCGCGCTGGTCACCCTGGTGGTTTTCTTGCTGTACTTACCTGAGGCTGCATGCCATCAGCCCCGCAAAGGGAGACTGAGGATCCCCAGTTTGCAAActctcagagctccgcagaacaTTTCAGAATCTGGCTCGATCTCCAGACCCAGGGCCACCGGGATGCCCCTGGGTCGGACCGGGGGTCCCCAGGGCAGACGTGTGCGCAGCTACAATCATCTGCAGGGGGACATACGGAGGAGGAAACTGTTCTCTTTCCAGAAGTTTTTCTTGAGAATCGATAAGAATGGAAAAGTCAATGGAACCAAGGGAAAAGATGACCCCCTCA GTATCCTGGAAATCACGTCAGTGGAAGTGGGAGTCGTGGCCATCAAAGGGCTGAACAGCAACTACTATCTGGCTATCAGCAAGAAAGGGGAGCTGTACGGAGCG AGAGAGTTTGGCATCGACTGCAAGCTGAAGGAAAGGATCGAGGAGAACGGGTACAACACATACGCATCAGCCGAGTGGAAGAACAAGAATAGGCAGATGTTTGTGGGCCTAAACGTCCACGGGAGGCCGATGAGAGGAAAGAAAACCCGCAGGAAGAACACAGCCACCCACTTCCTTCCAATTATGGTGTGA